The Terriglobales bacterium genome includes the window GCGCGGGTGGTGCCGGCGGTGGCGTAACCAAGGGCAATGTCGGCCTTGCCAGCGCTTCGCTCTTCTTCGCAGGGAACGTCAATACTGTGGCATTCGACAACATCTATCTCAAGTACCAGGCCGTCACCATCCCTGGTGTCTTGAACGGTGCCTCGATCGGTGGCGTCCCCGGAGAGAATCCGCCTCCACCGCGTCTACCCGAACCAGCCAGCCTCCTGCTGCTGGGTGCGGGCATGACCGGTATGGCATGGCGCCTCCGTCGGAACCTCTAATTAGTTCGTAACTGGCCGAAAGCTGGGCCACCCCTCGCGGGTGGCCCTTGTTATTCCTCTAGTCATCCCTGCCTCGTAATGCTATTTACTCCGCCGCCATCATGCGGTGGAACATCCTCGTCCTCCAAACTGCAAATTTCTGCACCTTCCCTCAAGTCCACGAAGAGACCCTAATCCGTTCCAGTGCCGTAAGTTACTGAAGTTCAAACTGTTGTAGGTTACTGCTCGCCTAGTGGGTGATGGTACGGAACCTGCGGCTATCGTTCCGAACCAGGTTTTTGAGGGGGGAGCTCCTATGAATAAGGTCCTGAAGATGGTTCTGGTCTGCATGGCACTGATGCTGTGCACCACCTTCGCATCTGCTGATGTATTCACCGCTGGCAGTGGACCCTATACAGTCAACTTCATCGCGTGCTCACCATGCGACCCGCTGACCGTAGTCAATGGCATCACTGCCCAGGTTACGTTCTCCAACTTCGTCTTCACATACGACGGCGTCAATGACAAAACGAATTTGACGTTCAGTATGAGCATCTACAACAACTCCACGTTCGATTCCCGTGTAGCAACGGTTGGGTTCAACACGACTCCTACCATAATGAGCACGGGCAATACGGTTACTGGAGTTTATGACACTGTGGACGTGAGTGGAAACTTCCCGTACGGAATCGGCACAGTGGAATTCTGCTTCAGCGACGTGAACTGCGCTGGCGGCGCGAGTGGTGGTGTAACCAAGGGCAATACCGGAACCGCTGCCGCTTCTCTCTTCTTTGCCGGAGACATCAGTTCCGTTGCGTTCGACAACATTTATCTGAAATATCAGAGTGTCAACATCCCGGGCGTAATGACCGACGGCTCGCTTGGTGGCGTCCCTGGAGATGGCCCGCCTCCGCCACGTCTACCCGAACCTGCTGGCCTCGCGCTGCTGGGCGCTGGCATGACTGGATTGGCTTGGCGCCTTCGCCACAAAAACTAACATCCTAGCCTGAATCTCTCCTGGGGCCACCCCTTCGGGTGGCCCTTAATTCTGCCTCGCACATGCCCCCTTCTAGATCCATCTTCATTCGAAAACTGGCGACTGGGTAACTGCCCTGACAAACGGCTATAATTTTGGGTTTCATACTCACCCCAGTCCTTTGTCAGGAGTCATTATGGCCACCACCGCCGAACAAGTCCGCACTCGTACCGAATCTGACAGCATGGGCACCATTGAGGTCCCCACCAATGTGTATTGGGGCGCCCAGACCCAGCGTTCGCTGCACCACTTCAACATCGGCCGCGACACCATGCCGCCCGAACTCATCCGCGCATTCGCGATTCTGAAAAAAGCCGCCGCGCTCGTAAACCAGGACCTCGGCAAGCTTCCGGCAGACAAAGCCAAACTCGTCGTCCAGGCCGCCGACGAAGTCATCTCCGGCAAGCTCAACGATCAGTTCCCTCTTCGCATCTGGCAAACCGGCAGCGGCACGCAGACCAACATGAACGTGAACGAAGTCATTTCCAACCGCGCCATCGAAATCTCCGGCGGCCAAATGGGCTCGAAGAAACCGATTCATCCCAACGACCACGTCAACATGTCGCAGTCTTCGAATGACACCTTCCCGACAGCCATGCACATCGCCGCCGCCGAACGTGTGAAGAACACACTCATTCCAGCCGTCAAAGTCGTTCGTGATGCTATCGCGGCGAAGGCAAAAGAGTTCGACGGGATCGTCAAAATTGGTCGTACCCACCTTCAGGACGCAGTGCCGCTCACCATCGGTCAGGAGTTCGGCGGATGGGCCGCCATGCTCGACCGTGATATCAAGCGACTGGAACAGGTTTTGGAAGGTCTCTATGACCTTGCGATCGGCGGAACCGCTGTCGGCACAGGCCTGAACACGCACCCTGAGTTCGCCGAGCGTGCCGCGAAAAAGATCTCTGAACTCACCGGACTTCCCTTCCGCTCGCACCCGAACAAGTTTGCCGCCCTCGCCGCCCACGACGAAATCATCTTCGCTCAAGGCGCACTGGAAACGCTCGCAGCCTCGCTGATGAAAATTTCCAACGATATCCGCTGGTTGGCTTCTGGCCCGCGTTGCGGATTGGGCGAACTCGTCATTCCAGAAAATGAACCCGGATCGTCGATCATGCCCGGCAAGGTCAATCCAACCCAGTGTGAAGCCATGACGATGGTTGCCGTTCAGGTTCACGGCGCAACGGCCGCGGTCGGCTTCGCCGGTTCGCAAGGGAACTTCGAACTCAACGTCTTCAAGCCCGTCATGATTTACAACTTCCTGCACTCCGTGACCCTCATCTCCGACGCCTGTCACGGCTTCGTCGAGTTCATGGTGCAAGGCATCGAAGTGGACCGGAAGAAGGTGGACTACTACGTGAAGAACTCGCTGATGCTCGTCACCGCTTTAGCCCCAAAGGTCGGTTACGACAAGGCAGCCAAGATTGCTCATACCGCACACGTCGACCACAGCAGCCTGCGTGAAGCCGCGCTGAAACTCGGCTATCTCACTGGCGAGGAGTTCGACGCCACCGTGAAACCGGAGACGATGACACATCCGTAATAGACATGTTTTCAGACTAATGCTGTCTTGGAACGGCCGCCAGAAACAGGCGGCCTTTTCTTATGCGCTGGCTTTTCTCGGACCGTTGCTCCAGTTATTGCGAAAATGAAGCATTGGATATTCAGCACTCTTTGCAGCATCGAGTTCTGGCTGTAGCGTGGCGATCAGACGCGACGCCTCGATGAGCCTCTGCAGATCGTTTTCAGTGAAATCCGGTCCCGCCATCGCCGGCGTCATGCCCTTCCGGCAAACCTGGATGACACCAAGTAGCACGCCGTCTGACGCAACGATTGGCACCGACATGATTTTCTGAATCGGGTCCGGCATCTCGGAAAGCGGCCGCGAGTTGTTCAACACGATCCGCTCAAACGAGGTGTGGTGAGGAACTTGCGGAAAGTTATTGAAGTACAACGGTCGTCGCCCGCGTGCGCTTTGGGCAGCGATCGCCGAACTCGTGAGCGGTATCGATCCGGCACTCTGTAACTCTACCGGATACAGAAAAATCAATTTGTCTTCTTCGACCCACAACAGGCCGACGTCAGTGCTTTGTACGCCGAACATTCTCGCGATTTCGACGCTGATTCTGCCTGGCACACACTTCTTCACGTCTGCCAGCTTCTCGAGTCCATTGAGCCCAAACATAAAAATACCTGCCTAATCTTGCGCCCGTTTAACCTACACGACAAGGCACTCAGGTCGATGTACTTCCAGCCAATCGCTCTCATATCCTTTGGGTTATTCGACCCGAAATCACTGATTCTAAAGCGGAATCCCACCACGTCTGCGACATTCCGGATACAATCATCCTCTACATGTGCGGAAGATATCGTCTTGGCCGTGGGCGCGAGGCCTTCAAGAAGTATTTCGGTGCGGACCGCGAGGGATACGACTGGTCTCCGCGATTCAACATTGCACCCACGCAGCAGGTACCTGTGATCCGGCAGGATGCGAAAGAACCGCTTCGGCTTCTCTCCGATATGCGATGGGGGCTGATTCCCTTCTGGGCTAAGGATCCGTCCATCGGCGCGAAAATGATCAACGCTCGCTCAGAGGATGCTGCCGCGAAGCCGGCCTTCAAAGAATCATTGTCAGAACGCCGGTGCTTGATTCCCGCCGATCGCTTCTATGAATGGCAGAAACAACCGAAAAGCAAACAGCCATACTGTTTCCAACTCGCGGACGAAGCGGTTTTCGCCTTAGCCGGCATCTGGGATCATTGGAGGACTCCCCAAGGCTCGATGTTGGAGACATGTTCTATCCTGACAACTTCTCCAAACACGTTAACCCAAGACGTTCATGATCGAATGCCGGTGATTCTCCCGCCCGAGCACTACGATCTGTGGCTCGATCCCGGGTTCCACGACGTCGCTTCCATCACCGAATTGCTCAAGCCCTATGATCCCCAGCTCATGAAGAAGTTTCCGGTCAGCACGCGCGTAAATGCCGTCGCAAATGACGACCCGGAATGCTCTGCGCCGGCTCACTCTGCCCAGGCTGCGCTCGGATTCTAGTCAG containing:
- a CDS encoding cistern family PEP-CTERM protein, translated to MNKVLKMVLVCMALMLCTTFASADVFTAGSGPYTVNFIACSPCDPLTVVNGITAQVTFSNFVFTYDGVNDKTNLTFSMSIYNNSTFDSRVATVGFNTTPTIMSTGNTVTGVYDTVDVSGNFPYGIGTVEFCFSDVNCAGGASGGVTKGNTGTAAASLFFAGDISSVAFDNIYLKYQSVNIPGVMTDGSLGGVPGDGPPPPRLPEPAGLALLGAGMTGLAWRLRHKN
- the fumC gene encoding class II fumarate hydratase encodes the protein MATTAEQVRTRTESDSMGTIEVPTNVYWGAQTQRSLHHFNIGRDTMPPELIRAFAILKKAAALVNQDLGKLPADKAKLVVQAADEVISGKLNDQFPLRIWQTGSGTQTNMNVNEVISNRAIEISGGQMGSKKPIHPNDHVNMSQSSNDTFPTAMHIAAAERVKNTLIPAVKVVRDAIAAKAKEFDGIVKIGRTHLQDAVPLTIGQEFGGWAAMLDRDIKRLEQVLEGLYDLAIGGTAVGTGLNTHPEFAERAAKKISELTGLPFRSHPNKFAALAAHDEIIFAQGALETLAASLMKISNDIRWLASGPRCGLGELVIPENEPGSSIMPGKVNPTQCEAMTMVAVQVHGATAAVGFAGSQGNFELNVFKPVMIYNFLHSVTLISDACHGFVEFMVQGIEVDRKKVDYYVKNSLMLVTALAPKVGYDKAAKIAHTAHVDHSSLREAALKLGYLTGEEFDATVKPETMTHP
- a CDS encoding GAF domain-containing protein, producing MFGLNGLEKLADVKKCVPGRISVEIARMFGVQSTDVGLLWVEEDKLIFLYPVELQSAGSIPLTSSAIAAQSARGRRPLYFNNFPQVPHHTSFERIVLNNSRPLSEMPDPIQKIMSVPIVASDGVLLGVIQVCRKGMTPAMAGPDFTENDLQRLIEASRLIATLQPELDAAKSAEYPMLHFRNNWSNGPRKASA
- a CDS encoding SOS response-associated peptidase; this translates as MCGRYRLGRGREAFKKYFGADREGYDWSPRFNIAPTQQVPVIRQDAKEPLRLLSDMRWGLIPFWAKDPSIGAKMINARSEDAAAKPAFKESLSERRCLIPADRFYEWQKQPKSKQPYCFQLADEAVFALAGIWDHWRTPQGSMLETCSILTTSPNTLTQDVHDRMPVILPPEHYDLWLDPGFHDVASITELLKPYDPQLMKKFPVSTRVNAVANDDPECSAPAHSAQAALGF